One genomic region from Cherax quadricarinatus isolate ZL_2023a unplaced genomic scaffold, ASM3850222v1 Contig85, whole genome shotgun sequence encodes:
- the LOC128704552 gene encoding solute carrier family 53 member 1 isoform X1 — MKFAEHLAAHITPEWRKQYISYEEMKAMLYAAVEQAPSSEVTEAEVITRYYARFDEQFFRVCDKELAKINTFFSEKMAEATRKYTTLTSDLQASKDQHGDGLRNRKGFTFLPKLNVPARKMQDLKLAFSEFYLSLILLQNYQNLNFTGFRKILKKHDKLMSTSDGAKWREDNVDCSPFNTNKDIDKLIQEVEGTFTSELEQGDRQRAMKRLRVPPLGEAQSPWTTFKVGLFSGAFIVLIVSVILSGIFHWGSHNLQVVLRLFRAPLMIILFLFLIGINIYGWRSSGVNHVLIFEIDPRNHLTEQHLIEIAAIFGVIWALSVLGFLYAEALSIPSYTVPLALLCFMMLFLLNPTRTFHHEARFWLLKKLGRVVCAPFCFVQFADFWLGDQLNTLVQVLKDFEYSLCFYTQGINWYSSLNVDDNVCIDKTQVVRNIVACLPAWWRFAQCLRRYRDTREMFPHLVNAFKYATTFFVVTFTCLTHLYRDQYEDGINNPFFYMWVGSMLFSSCFVFWWDMVMDWGLFEKNAGEYKFLREELVYSSPYYYYFGIVEDFILRFSWTFSLTLTELKLTNGEIIVSILAPLEIFRRFIWNFFRLENEHINNCGKFRAVRDISVIPMDASDQAQIVKMMDEPDGIVNRKKKKAGGKQRKGIDARPLLAEGTGGGVGESVDEEANYLTVTSVELRNWFRGITGHRNTHTANT; from the exons ATGAAGTTCGCAGAGCATCTTGCGGCGCATATTACGCCGGAGTGGAGGAAGCAATATATTAGTTATGAGGAGATGAAG GCTATGTTATATGCTGCTGTGGAGCAAGCCCCATCATCTGAGGTCACTGAAGCTGAAGTTATAACTCGATACTATGCCCGATTTGATGAGCAGTTCTTTCGGGTGTGTGACAAAGAATTAGCGAAGATCAACACTTTCTTCTCAG AGAAGATGGCTGAAGCAACCAGAAAATATACCACACTGACATCGGACTTACAAGCATCAAAGGATCAACATGGGGATGGCCTTCGCAACCGCAAGGGCTTCACCTTTCTACCCAAACTCAACGTACCAGCGAGGAAGATGCAGGATCTGAAACTGGCATTTTCAGAGTTCTACTTAAGTCTTATACTTCTTCAGAACTATCAGAACCTCAATTTTACTGGCTTTAGAAAGATTTTGAAGAAACATGATAAA CTCATGAGTACATCAGATGGAGCTAAGTGGAGAGAAGATAATGTTGATTGCTCTCCCTTCAATACCAATAAAGACATTGACAAGCTCATTCAAGAG GTTGAAGGTACCTTCacctcagagctggaacaaggTGACCGTCAGAGAGCCATGAAACGACTGCGTGTGCCTCCCCTGGGTGAAGCTCAGAGCCCCTGGACCACATTTAAAGTTGGACTCTTTTCTGGAGCATTTATTGTCCTTATTGTCTCAGTTATTCTCTCAG GAATCTTCCACTGGGGTTCACACAACTTGCAGGTCGTCCTGCGGCTCTTCCGAGCTCCACTCATGAtcattctcttcctctttctcattGGCATCAACATCTATGGCTGGAGATCATCTGGAGTCAATCATGTCCTTATTTTTGAAATAGACCCCAGGAACCATTTGACAGAACAACATCTAATTGAGATTGCGGCAATTTTTG GTGTAATTTGGGCACTGAGTGTGCTAGGGTTCCTCTATGCAGAAGCTTTATCCATCCCTTCATATACTGTTCCCTTGGCTCTTCTCTGTTTTATGATGCTGTTTCTTCTTAACCCAACAAGAACATTCCATCATGAAGCTCGCTTCTGGCTTCTTAAAAAGCTG GGACGAGTGGTGTGCGCACCATTCTGCTTTGTGCAGTTTGCGGACTTCTGGCTGGGTGACCAACTGAACACCCTCGTGCAGGTGCTGAAGGACTTTGAATACTCTCTCTGCTTCTATACTCAAGGCATCAACTGGTATTCAAGTCTAAATG TAGATGATAACGTGTGTATCGACAAGACGCAGGTGGTGCGCAATATTGTCGCATGTCTGCCTGCTTGGTGGCGCTTTGCCCAGTGCCTTCGTCGGTACCGTGACACTCGTGAAATGTTCCCTCATCTTGTTAATGCGTTCAAGTACGCCACCACGTTCTTCGTTGTAACGTTCACCTGTCTCACGCACTTGTACAGAG ATCAGTACGAGGATGGCATCAACAATCCTTTCTTCTACATGTGGGTGGGATCAATGCTCTTCAGCTCATGTTTTGTCTTCTGGTGGGATATGGTGATGGATTGGGGTCTCTTTGAGAAGAATGCCGGTGAATACAAGTTTCTGCGTGAAGAGCTTGTTTATTCTTCACCG TACTACTATTACTTTGGCATCGTGGAAGATTTTATTCTAAGATTTAGTTGgaccttctctctcactctcaccgaGCTTAAGCTGACCAACGGTGAAATTATTGTTTCCATACTTGCTCCGTTGGAAATTTTCAG GCGATTCATATGGAACTTCTTCCGTCTTGAGAACGAACACATAAACAACTGTGGTAAATTCCGAGCCGTACGAGATATTTCCGTGATACCCATGGATGCTTCTGATCAGGCCCAG ATTGTGAAGATGATGGACGAGCCTGATGGTATAGTAAATCGGAAAAAGAAGAAGGCGGGCGGCAAACAACGTAAGGGAATTGATGCTCGACCTTTGCTTGCTGAagggacaggtggtggtgttggcgagaGTGTTGACGAAGAGGCAAACTACCTCACCGTCACCTCTGTAGAGCTTCGCAACTGGTTTCGGGGGATAACTGGTCatcgcaacacacacactgctaacacCTAA
- the LOC128704552 gene encoding solute carrier family 53 member 1 isoform X2, translated as MKFAEHLAAHITPEWRKQYISYEEMKAMLYAAVEQAPSSEVTEAEVITRYYARFDEQFFRVCDKELAKINTFFSEKMAEATRKYTTLTSDLQASKDQHGDGLRNRKGFTFLPKLNVPARKMQDLKLAFSEFYLSLILLQNYQNLNFTGFRKILKKHDKLMSTSDGAKWREDNVDCSPFNTNKDIDKLIQEVEGTFTSELEQGDRQRAMKRLRVPPLGEAQSPWTTFKVGLFSGAFIVLIVSVILSGIFHWGSHNLQVVLRLFRAPLMIILFLFLIGINIYGWRSSGVNHVLIFEIDPRNHLTEQHLIEIAAIFGVIWALSVLGFLYAEALSIPSYTVPLALLCFMMLFLLNPTRTFHHEARFWLLKKLGRVVCAPFCFVQFADFWLGDQLNTLVQVLKDFEYSLCFYTQGINWYSSLNVDDNVCIDKTQVVRNIVACLPAWWRFAQCLRRYRDTREMFPHLVNAFKYATTFFVVTFTCLTHLYRDQYEDGINNPFFYMWVGSMLFSSCFVFWWDMVMDWGLFEKNAGEYKFLREELVYSSPYYYYFGIVEDFILRFSWTFSLTLTELKLTNGEIIVSILAPLEIFRRFIWNFFRLENEHINNCGKFRAVRDISVIPMDASDQAQIVKMMDEPDGIVNRKKKKAGGKQHGGTLPYPAKEDDVSTVSALYGR; from the exons ATGAAGTTCGCAGAGCATCTTGCGGCGCATATTACGCCGGAGTGGAGGAAGCAATATATTAGTTATGAGGAGATGAAG GCTATGTTATATGCTGCTGTGGAGCAAGCCCCATCATCTGAGGTCACTGAAGCTGAAGTTATAACTCGATACTATGCCCGATTTGATGAGCAGTTCTTTCGGGTGTGTGACAAAGAATTAGCGAAGATCAACACTTTCTTCTCAG AGAAGATGGCTGAAGCAACCAGAAAATATACCACACTGACATCGGACTTACAAGCATCAAAGGATCAACATGGGGATGGCCTTCGCAACCGCAAGGGCTTCACCTTTCTACCCAAACTCAACGTACCAGCGAGGAAGATGCAGGATCTGAAACTGGCATTTTCAGAGTTCTACTTAAGTCTTATACTTCTTCAGAACTATCAGAACCTCAATTTTACTGGCTTTAGAAAGATTTTGAAGAAACATGATAAA CTCATGAGTACATCAGATGGAGCTAAGTGGAGAGAAGATAATGTTGATTGCTCTCCCTTCAATACCAATAAAGACATTGACAAGCTCATTCAAGAG GTTGAAGGTACCTTCacctcagagctggaacaaggTGACCGTCAGAGAGCCATGAAACGACTGCGTGTGCCTCCCCTGGGTGAAGCTCAGAGCCCCTGGACCACATTTAAAGTTGGACTCTTTTCTGGAGCATTTATTGTCCTTATTGTCTCAGTTATTCTCTCAG GAATCTTCCACTGGGGTTCACACAACTTGCAGGTCGTCCTGCGGCTCTTCCGAGCTCCACTCATGAtcattctcttcctctttctcattGGCATCAACATCTATGGCTGGAGATCATCTGGAGTCAATCATGTCCTTATTTTTGAAATAGACCCCAGGAACCATTTGACAGAACAACATCTAATTGAGATTGCGGCAATTTTTG GTGTAATTTGGGCACTGAGTGTGCTAGGGTTCCTCTATGCAGAAGCTTTATCCATCCCTTCATATACTGTTCCCTTGGCTCTTCTCTGTTTTATGATGCTGTTTCTTCTTAACCCAACAAGAACATTCCATCATGAAGCTCGCTTCTGGCTTCTTAAAAAGCTG GGACGAGTGGTGTGCGCACCATTCTGCTTTGTGCAGTTTGCGGACTTCTGGCTGGGTGACCAACTGAACACCCTCGTGCAGGTGCTGAAGGACTTTGAATACTCTCTCTGCTTCTATACTCAAGGCATCAACTGGTATTCAAGTCTAAATG TAGATGATAACGTGTGTATCGACAAGACGCAGGTGGTGCGCAATATTGTCGCATGTCTGCCTGCTTGGTGGCGCTTTGCCCAGTGCCTTCGTCGGTACCGTGACACTCGTGAAATGTTCCCTCATCTTGTTAATGCGTTCAAGTACGCCACCACGTTCTTCGTTGTAACGTTCACCTGTCTCACGCACTTGTACAGAG ATCAGTACGAGGATGGCATCAACAATCCTTTCTTCTACATGTGGGTGGGATCAATGCTCTTCAGCTCATGTTTTGTCTTCTGGTGGGATATGGTGATGGATTGGGGTCTCTTTGAGAAGAATGCCGGTGAATACAAGTTTCTGCGTGAAGAGCTTGTTTATTCTTCACCG TACTACTATTACTTTGGCATCGTGGAAGATTTTATTCTAAGATTTAGTTGgaccttctctctcactctcaccgaGCTTAAGCTGACCAACGGTGAAATTATTGTTTCCATACTTGCTCCGTTGGAAATTTTCAG GCGATTCATATGGAACTTCTTCCGTCTTGAGAACGAACACATAAACAACTGTGGTAAATTCCGAGCCGTACGAGATATTTCCGTGATACCCATGGATGCTTCTGATCAGGCCCAG ATTGTGAAGATGATGGACGAGCCTGATGGTATAGTAAATCGGAAAAAGAAGAAGGCGGGCGGCAAACAAC